The following coding sequences are from one Paracoccus alcaliphilus window:
- a CDS encoding GIY-YIG nuclease family protein: protein MDFKDLLRLQGYDPDLRERIVLLRHRPFETRLARAMPWIIEERPDLFEVYQSVPGRPKAALRRADFVASFLGLSPGKAHFVGLYRIGEARSLDHDAFWRIPENLTLREMGYEGFTADHADRVGAELQFDLERLPFYSNWRGRLVIDFPPPERSWFRWVDRGIFPVSTILEESAFAAPPPDWREIDLTFAELLALPASWRARLAEWRGIYLIFDESDRRGYVGSACGRENIYGRWQVYARDGHGGNRELRGRDPHNYRFSILERLAPDLPAEDVIARENSWKLRLHSRQPLGLNAN from the coding sequence ATGGATTTCAAGGACCTATTGCGCCTTCAAGGATACGACCCAGACCTCAGAGAGCGCATTGTCCTGCTGCGCCACCGCCCCTTCGAGACCCGACTTGCCCGCGCGATGCCGTGGATTATCGAAGAACGCCCGGACCTTTTCGAAGTCTACCAGTCCGTCCCCGGCCGACCAAAAGCCGCCTTGCGTCGGGCCGACTTCGTGGCGAGCTTCCTGGGACTCTCGCCCGGCAAAGCGCACTTCGTCGGGCTTTATCGCATCGGCGAGGCGCGCTCGCTCGACCATGATGCCTTCTGGCGCATACCGGAGAACCTTACCCTCAGGGAAATGGGATACGAGGGTTTCACAGCCGATCACGCAGACCGGGTGGGAGCCGAGCTTCAGTTCGACTTGGAGCGCCTTCCTTTCTACAGCAACTGGCGCGGTCGGCTGGTCATCGATTTTCCGCCGCCGGAGCGCTCATGGTTCCGGTGGGTGGACCGCGGGATCTTTCCTGTCAGCACGATCCTCGAGGAAAGCGCTTTCGCAGCCCCGCCGCCTGACTGGCGCGAGATCGATCTCACCTTCGCGGAACTCTTGGCGCTACCGGCGTCTTGGCGGGCGCGGCTCGCTGAATGGCGCGGGATCTACCTCATTTTCGATGAAAGCGATCGTCGGGGCTATGTCGGCTCCGCCTGCGGTCGCGAAAACATTTACGGTCGGTGGCAGGTCTACGCCCGCGATGGTCACGGTGGAAACCGCGAACTGCGCGGCCGCGACCCTCACAATTATCGGTTCAGCATACTCGAACGCCTTGCGCCAGACCTGCCAGCTGAAGATGTCATCGCTCGCGAGAACAGCTGGAAGCTGCGGCTCCATTCGCGGCAACCGTTAGGTCTCAACGCCAACTGA
- a CDS encoding acyl-CoA transferase codes for MPSPRETILAALHARLSALPATALRGEVLPERVPTEGLLILRDGEPGEPEVTLSPLRYHYQHRAEIEAVVQGADRDTAFDTLTASIGAALTADRALGGLCDWVEAEAPRPVDLPIEGAASLKAAVIQVVLHYSTDDPLGG; via the coding sequence GTGCCCAGCCCTCGCGAAACCATCCTCGCCGCGCTGCACGCGCGGCTCTCGGCACTGCCCGCCACCGCCCTGCGCGGTGAGGTTCTGCCCGAGCGTGTCCCGACCGAGGGGCTGCTGATCCTCCGAGACGGTGAGCCCGGTGAACCCGAGGTGACGCTGTCGCCACTGCGCTACCACTACCAGCACCGCGCCGAGATAGAGGCGGTGGTCCAAGGCGCCGACCGTGACACCGCTTTCGACACGCTGACCGCCAGCATCGGCGCAGCGCTCACCGCCGACCGCGCGCTGGGCGGCCTCTGCGACTGGGTCGAGGCGGAAGCGCCGCGCCCCGTGGACCTGCCGATCGAGGGCGCGGCCAGCTTAAAGGCCGCCGTGATCCAAGTCGTCTTGCACTATTCGACGGACGATCCTCTTGGTGGGTGA